In Dehalobacter sp., one DNA window encodes the following:
- a CDS encoding IS110 family transposase: MKKRTDNLIKTRAIHTLIVGVDIAKRTHWARMLDNKMGLEVDTAFSFQNSINGFIRLLDRINRVKERLGAQKIIVAMEPSGHYWKPLASYLLKIGITVVIVNPHHVKKQKELDDNSPTKNDKKDALIIANLTWQGRFSQCHLPQGIWAELRVCTQTRRQQKAKLNSAQNNLAAILDEYFPEYPKVFKKLLGKASLYITT; this comes from the coding sequence ATGAAAAAGCGAACAGACAACTTAATTAAGACACGTGCCATTCACACCTTGATAGTAGGTGTGGATATAGCCAAAAGGACACACTGGGCTAGAATGCTGGATAACAAAATGGGACTCGAAGTAGATACAGCCTTCAGCTTTCAGAATAGCATAAACGGATTTATACGTCTACTCGATAGGATAAATCGTGTCAAAGAGCGCCTGGGGGCTCAAAAAATAATCGTGGCTATGGAGCCGTCAGGCCATTACTGGAAGCCGCTGGCCAGCTACCTGCTCAAGATAGGTATAACGGTGGTTATCGTAAATCCTCATCACGTCAAAAAGCAAAAAGAACTCGATGATAATTCACCTACAAAAAACGATAAAAAAGATGCCTTAATTATTGCTAATTTAACCTGGCAAGGCCGATTTTCTCAATGTCATTTACCCCAAGGAATCTGGGCGGAACTGCGGGTTTGCACTCAAACCCGCAGGCAGCAGAAAGCTAAACTAAACTCCGCCCAAAATAATCTGGCAGCAATATTAGACGAGTATTTCCCTGAATATCCTAAGGTTTTTAAAAAACTATTGGGGAAAGCCTCCCTGTATATTACAACCTAA